The nucleotide window AAAGTTGTCGAACAGATAATTCTGATACGTGAAGAAAATCTCCGGGTTCGCCATGTCTTTGTTAATCAGCACCACCCCATTGCTTGCACCCGAACCATGTTGGTGGCTCTCGCCTGTTGGCCCTGTAGGTAAAGCAATAGCCTTGTATGTGGCACCGTCCACATTTTTCTTCACATCATCAATCGGCCAGTTTGGCATCCAGTGTGGTCCCACGATAATGCCAGCTTTGCCTGCGGTGAACAATTCTGCTGCTTTGATCTCGTCATAGACGCCTGCTTCTTTGGGCAGGTAACCTTTGGACAACCAATCTTTCATCGTCGCAAGCCCTTCCTTTACCCCTGGCTGGATGGAGCCATATTGCAGTGTGCCGTCTCCAGCATCATTCCACTGTCCAGGCATCGTGTTGTACATGCCGAAGATCCAGCCGGATTCCGTCATCCAGGTATTGAGCGCATTTTTCATGCCCACGGTCAGACCATACGTATCTTTCTTGCCGTTTCCATCCGGGTCTTGATTCGTAAAAGCATCCATAACCGTAACCAGTTCATCCATGGTTTTTGGTTCTTCCAGTCCCAGCTTCTTCAGCCAGTCTTCCCGAATGAACATGACCGAATCGCCGTTGTACGCATAATCGAAGATCGGAATACCGTAACGCTCGCCCTCATACATGTATGGATACCATTCCTCGGGTGCCGATTCAGATGCCTGTTTCCATGTGTCTGAAGCATATTGGTCAAATAACTCGCCAGCATTGGCAAATTTGCCGGACTCAATTAATTCCCTTACCAGATTGTAGTCTCCCCGAATGGAGACGATATCCGGCAGTTCCTCGTTAGCCGACAGGGACAAGCGCAATTTCGTGTAAAATGCATCATTGGTCACCGATACGGCCCACGGTGTGGTCAGATCGATGCCAAGTCGTTCCTTAGCCCATTTGGTATGCACATTGTTCTGAGCCGTTTCCCCGTTCTTGAATTTCGTATCATCATTCCAGGCCCGCAAATAACTCATCTGTACCGCCGGTTCATACTTCCCGTCTTGCAGAGCAAGTGGTGCAGCGGCTTCCTTCGCCGGTTCTTCCTTGGCCCCCGAACTACATGCCGTTACTGCAACCATCGTGATTGCGAGCAATGCCGTCATCATTTTTCTAAACATGAACTAACCCCTCCTCAGGTAACTTGGATACCCTTATGTGCCAAATGCACCTTACATGAAAAGGATAGTGCAGCCGGGGAGGCAAACATATATCACAATTTCAATGTTCATATCGATTTGTTAACCGTTCCGAAAATCTTGCGGGGTCAGTCCATAATGTTTGCGGAACACCTGAATGAAATAAGGCGTGTTGTTGTACCCCACTTCCTGACCAACTTCATAGATCTTCATCGCCGTATGCTTGAGCAAATGAACCGCACGTTCCATTCTGGAACGGATAATATAATCACTAATACCCTCACCGGTGGATTGTTTGTACATTTTCGACAGATATACCGGGTGCAGATGCACCTCTCCGGCAATGACCTGCAACGATAGATCCTCGCCTAGATGATGGTCGATCCATTGCTGCACCTGCCGAATCAGCGTTGATCCGGCATCTTGTCCCGCATCGCTCGCACTCTCTGCCCACTGCTGCATCACAGACCGAGTCCACATTTCCAAACTACGCAGCGAGATACCATAACCATCCTTGAGCAACTGCTCGTACTGCTCGCCGAGCACTTCAGCTAACTGTCTTCCTTCCCGATGAGCCATATAGGAAAATGCCGCCGCCAAATAATGAAAAGCCACATACACATGCTCCGGGAACACACTGTTCGACAGTTCGGCAAAGATCTGATCAATCTTACGGTGTGCATCCTCCATGCGCCCGGCTTCCAGTAACGTCGTTAGACCCGGCGGTTCATACAGCGCCGCGAGTGACTTCAACGTTGCTCCATTGGTTCCCACCGCTGCATTCAGATGTAATCCTTTGCCCGCCTCGGCCTGCTTACGAAGTGCCCTCACGGCCTGATGATATAGCTGGGGCACCTGATCTGGAAAACGCCCTATGCGGCTAACGGACAGGGAAATGGTCGCGTTCAGATACTGCCTCACACTGTAGATCAACCGCTCTCCCAGTCGGCCCATTAACATTTCCGGTTCGGCCTGAGTTTGTTTGGGACTAGCCATGAAGACCAGATCATCGTAGGCGTCATCCGTATGACAGAGGTGATAGGTACTGCCGTAGATCTCTTCCACCACATTTGAGATAGCGTACTTCATCAATCGAAACGCTTTATGTGTAGGTTGATGGTCATCATACCGGATGAGCAACAGTTGCATTTTATCCTGTGGACGGAAACCGATCTCCAATTGCTCCAGCTTGCCTTCGAGTTCAGCATCCGCAAATTTATGCCCTAACAGTACATCCTTCATCAGCTCCGCCCGCTTCTCTGGCAGATGTTCCCTCACCGAATACATGGCCCGCTGATGCAGCATTTGTTTCTCACCCTCTAGGCGAATCTGCACTGCGGCCTGCTGCACGGATTCGATCAGTTCCTCATCTCGAACCGGTTTGAGCAGATAACTAACCGTCCCGTGTTTGAGCGCCTGCTTCGCATAATCGAAGGAAGCATGCCCCGATAAAATAATACATTTGGTCTGTTCCCACTTTTGGCGGATGTGACTGACCAGATCCAGACCGGACAGACCCGGCATACGGATATCCGTGATAATAATATGGACCTGGTGTGTTGCCATATGTTCCAAGGCTTCTTTGACAGAATAGGCTTTGTATACCTGACCAATTCCGTGTTCTCTCCACGGTATGGAGACAGCGATCGACTCTACTGCCGAATGTTCATCATCCACGACCATCAGATTCATCATGCGGTTGTTCCTCCTCAAACCATCGAATTTCTACACTAAGTCCACCATAGGGAATCGCTCCAAAATGAAGCCCCGACGACAGCCCATATCGCGTAACGAGACGCTGGTGCACATTCCACGTGCCTGTTCCAATCTCCTCACCCATCGGTTCATTGATCTCCCGTTCCAATTCCGCAATCTCTTCCGCTGTCAGCGTGACACCGTCATTGTCTACGAACAGGCTATATCTTGTATATTTCCGACCCTCAATATGTTCGGGTACCGCCATCCCCGTTACGACGACATGCCCACTGCCTTCCATCGGCTCAATGCCATGGATCACCGCATTCTCTACGATTGGCTGGATGAGCAGCCGCGGAATGTGGAGCAACATCAGTTGCTGCGGTACGGCAATCTCGTAGGTCAGCCGGTTGGTCCGCATCTGTTGAATGGACAAATAATGGTCCAGCAGCCGGATTTCTTCCTCTACTGTCGTCATATCATTCTCGCCCCGCGTAATGTAGCGATAGTAGTCTCCCAGACTTAGCGACATGGCAATAACGGCTTCACGGTTGCCGAGCTGGGTCATATTTTTGATATAAAACAGGCAATTGTACAGGAAATGCGGATTGATCTGTGATTGCAGATGTTTCAATGTTGCTTCCCGCGAGCGAATACGTTCCTCGTATACCTTCTCGATCAGTTCCTGAATCTGCTCTGCCATATGGTTGAAGCTCTGGGTGAGATACGCGAATTCATCACGAGAGTGATCGACCGGAATCCGTGTGGACAGCTGCCCTTTGCGAATCTGTTGCAGCCCTCTCATCAAGCGATGGATTGGCACCTGAACTTTTCGATACAAAAGCAGTGCAGCACCGATACTCAGCACGAGCAGTAACAGAATGGAGGTAATAAACATATTTCGGCTCTTGTCCATTGGGGTCAGCAAATCATCCAATACCACAGGGTTCACGTATACCGCTTGCAATTGTTTGGAGTGCACGTAACTGACCAGATATTGCTTGTCACCCACCTCCAATTGATGATTGCCTTCCCTCTCCGGTCCGTTAAAGGGCATATCACGTATAATCGCTTCGACCAGCTCGGGGTCCGCCGTACGGTTCAGCAACGGATCGTTACCTGGTACGAGCAAGAAGGGATCTCCTCCCTGCGTTTCTTTAAAATCATCCAACATGGCAACCACGTTCATCGGGTCAAAATTAATCTCCATCACCGTTCGCACGCCTGTGTTCACTGGTTTTTCATTCCACTCGTAGTTATCCGTGAAAAAGTAGGTGAAACTACCCTGCTCCAGCTGCCATTGACCTGGTTGCGGGAACGTCAACATCTTCTCATCGTAGACCGTCCGGCTGGACATGGTGGATAACACAAGTTCCGCTTGTGGCAGCACAATGGTAATATCGTTCTTCCAACGGCTGGTGGACTGGTACAACGATAATTTGTCGAGAATATCCAGATAGATGCTGTTTTTCTCATATTGGCTGGTTGAGTCCGTCATGTAACGGTAGTGCAGGATACTCGGATCTCGCAGCAACGTCAGGCCATATAGTGAGAGCTGCTCAATATTTTTATCCACCTGGGAACTGAAATAATTGAACTGGTTCAGACTCGACTGCTGTTTCTCTTCAACGACCATATCCACATTTGCCTGATTCGCGTATGTATAAAGCAGCAGAATGGGGACGAGCAGGCAGATTAAGAGAATGACCGTCTTCGCAAATACTGTGAATTTCATCGTTTCACCCTGTCTCTGAATTTGAAGTCGTTCTACACCGAAGTCCTATTTTATATTGAAAACCCTTACATTTCTATATGATTTTATGTTCTCTCGTTTTCCTGTGACTTGAAATCCTCTGTTTCCATCAACAAGTTAATATTTCAACATCCGCATTGAAATGTTGTTCTATAGTCCGCCCTTTTCCGTTGCTATAATTCAGTTGCTCCACTCTGTGCAGAGGCTTGCTCGCCTCATCATGCCGGAGCTGGACGAGATAAAGGAGGGACCCTGATGGCTATGGAACAACCGTTAACAACCAATACGCCGGTGCGAAAAATGACACCCCATGCACGCAAACGTACCCGCTGGAATTTCAAACGCACGTGGCCTCTGCATCTGATGCTGCTGCCTGCTGTACTGCTTACATTACTGTTCGCCTATGTGCCCATGGGCGGCATTATCATTGCTTTTCAAGATTTCAAACCGTGGCTAGGATTCACTGGCTCCAAATGGGTAGGCTGGGACAACTTCAGGTTCATGTTCGAATATCCCGACAGCGTTCAGGTCATCTGGAACACGGTACTGATTGCTTCCATGAAAATTGTGGCCGGACTTGTGGCCCCCGTGGTGTTCGCCATTTTGCTGAATGAGGTTCGGAACTCCACGTTCAAACGTTTCTCACAAACCTTGGTGTATCTGCCCCATTTCCTGTCCTGGGTTGTTCTTGGTGGTATATTACTCGACATGTTATCACCGGAAGGTGGGCTGGTAAACCAGGTGTTAGCGGCGGCTGGCGTTGAACCGATCTTCTTTTTGGGGGATGGAGACTGGTTCCGTGTAACGGTAGTTGTCAGTGATGTGTGGAAGGAGTTTGGATTCGGTACGATTGTATTTCTAGCAGCACTTGCGGGTATTAACCCGGCATTGTATGAGGCTTCGGAGGTGGATGGGGCAACACGACTTAGACAGACATTACACATTACCCTGCCTGCACTCGTGCCGATGATTATCGTGGTAGGTACGTTATCGCTGGGCAATATCCTGAATGCAGGCTTTGACCAGATCTTCAACCTTTACAATCCGCTGGTATATGAAAAAGGCGATATTATCGATACCTTTGTCTACCGGATGGGAATTCTGAACGGCAAAATGAGCTTTGCGACCGCCGTTGGACTATTCAAATCATTTGTCGCGATGTTCCTGGTCATCTCTGCGTACCGGATGGCGTACAAAATCGCCAATTACCGTATTTTTTAAGGGGCATTTTGCATACATCCAGACAGCGACTTTCAATCAGCAAGATATAGATCGAAATGGTTTAGTTCGTCTATATCTTGTACACGCGAGCGATTCAAATCGAATTATGCAAAATGCTAAGGAGGAATCAAGGTGTATCACAAAACAACCGGGTACCGTATATTCAATGGCTTCAACCTGATATTCATTGCGGCCGTTTCGATCCTGTGCATCCTGCCGCTGGTCCATATTCTGGCGGTTTCCTTCAGTGGTAAAGCGGCAGCATCCGCCAATCTGGTGACACTTTGGCCGATTGATTTTACGGTGGACGCCTACACCAAAACATTTGGTAACAGTAACTTTCTCAGTGCGCTTTGGATTTCAGTTCAACGTACCGTTCTTGGCACACTGCTCAGTATGACACTTGTTTTCCTGACGGCTTATCCGTTATCCAAGGAGAGTCTGCACTTTAAAGGACGTTCGTTATATGCGTGGTTTTTCATCTTCACGATGCTGTTCAGCGGGGGATTGATTCCGTCCTATATTTTGATCCAGAAGCTTGGACTGATTAATACGATGTGGGCTTTGATTTTGCCAGGAGCGGTGGCTGTTTGGAACCTGATTCTGATGATGAACTTTTTCCGAAACGTGCCGAAAGAGCTGGAAGAAGCCGCATTTATCGATGGAGCCAACCATATTACGACGTTATTCAAAATCTATCTGCCTGTATCCATGCCCGCCATTGCGACGATCTCTTTATTCACGATGGTAGGTCAGTGGAATTCCTGGTTCGACGGGTTGATCTATATGAATGATGCTTCCAAATATCCACTAGCCACGTTAATGCAGACCATTATCGTTCAGCAGGATTTCTCTAATATGAACGTGGATGCAACGCAGCTTCAGAACATGTCTCAGCGTACGGTGAACGCGGCTCAGATCTTTATTGGCGCTCTGCCAATTCTGCTCGTATATCCGTTCTTGCAGCGTTTCTTCGTGAAGGGGATTGTGCTGGGGGCGGTAAAAGAGTAAGGCAAACACAAGGAATCCCTACATGAAATTCTTTGTTCAGAAGGTTATGATTTCAGTTGATTCGCAATTGTTCTCCCGCGAGTTGCGTTGTTATATTCATTAATTAACTCATCCAGCACCA belongs to Paenibacillus sp. FSL H8-0079 and includes:
- a CDS encoding extracellular solute-binding protein — encoded protein: MFRKMMTALLAITMVAVTACSSGAKEEPAKEAAAPLALQDGKYEPAVQMSYLRAWNDDTKFKNGETAQNNVHTKWAKERLGIDLTTPWAVSVTNDAFYTKLRLSLSANEELPDIVSIRGDYNLVRELIESGKFANAGELFDQYASDTWKQASESAPEEWYPYMYEGERYGIPIFDYAYNGDSVMFIREDWLKKLGLEEPKTMDELVTVMDAFTNQDPDGNGKKDTYGLTVGMKNALNTWMTESGWIFGMYNTMPGQWNDAGDGTLQYGSIQPGVKEGLATMKDWLSKGYLPKEAGVYDEIKAAELFTAGKAGIIVGPHWMPNWPIDDVKKNVDGATYKAIALPTGPTGESHQHGSGASNGVVLINKDMANPEIFFTYQNYLFDNFANPEVGSEFEHGFAQGYDYDIVDGKVVGEAEVRDGVSPLKYTITYDGARIPNLMMDTLAELAKGKEPETPFEKNTKIANKPEVFAAAEVVVANKDNAIKSKFTGAPTETMKMKKDAIDKLEKDTFSKIIYGQVGIEEFDTFVTKWKSMGGDDITAEVNEWYKTVN
- a CDS encoding response regulator, whose translation is MMNLMVVDDEHSAVESIAVSIPWREHGIGQVYKAYSVKEALEHMATHQVHIIITDIRMPGLSGLDLVSHIRQKWEQTKCIILSGHASFDYAKQALKHGTVSYLLKPVRDEELIESVQQAAVQIRLEGEKQMLHQRAMYSVREHLPEKRAELMKDVLLGHKFADAELEGKLEQLEIGFRPQDKMQLLLIRYDDHQPTHKAFRLMKYAISNVVEEIYGSTYHLCHTDDAYDDLVFMASPKQTQAEPEMLMGRLGERLIYSVRQYLNATISLSVSRIGRFPDQVPQLYHQAVRALRKQAEAGKGLHLNAAVGTNGATLKSLAALYEPPGLTTLLEAGRMEDAHRKIDQIFAELSNSVFPEHVYVAFHYLAAAFSYMAHREGRQLAEVLGEQYEQLLKDGYGISLRSLEMWTRSVMQQWAESASDAGQDAGSTLIRQVQQWIDHHLGEDLSLQVIAGEVHLHPVYLSKMYKQSTGEGISDYIIRSRMERAVHLLKHTAMKIYEVGQEVGYNNTPYFIQVFRKHYGLTPQDFRNG
- a CDS encoding histidine kinase yields the protein MKFTVFAKTVILLICLLVPILLLYTYANQANVDMVVEEKQQSSLNQFNYFSSQVDKNIEQLSLYGLTLLRDPSILHYRYMTDSTSQYEKNSIYLDILDKLSLYQSTSRWKNDITIVLPQAELVLSTMSSRTVYDEKMLTFPQPGQWQLEQGSFTYFFTDNYEWNEKPVNTGVRTVMEINFDPMNVVAMLDDFKETQGGDPFLLVPGNDPLLNRTADPELVEAIIRDMPFNGPEREGNHQLEVGDKQYLVSYVHSKQLQAVYVNPVVLDDLLTPMDKSRNMFITSILLLLVLSIGAALLLYRKVQVPIHRLMRGLQQIRKGQLSTRIPVDHSRDEFAYLTQSFNHMAEQIQELIEKVYEERIRSREATLKHLQSQINPHFLYNCLFYIKNMTQLGNREAVIAMSLSLGDYYRYITRGENDMTTVEEEIRLLDHYLSIQQMRTNRLTYEIAVPQQLMLLHIPRLLIQPIVENAVIHGIEPMEGSGHVVVTGMAVPEHIEGRKYTRYSLFVDNDGVTLTAEEIAELEREINEPMGEEIGTGTWNVHQRLVTRYGLSSGLHFGAIPYGGLSVEIRWFEEEQPHDESDGRG
- a CDS encoding ABC transporter permease subunit, producing MTPHARKRTRWNFKRTWPLHLMLLPAVLLTLLFAYVPMGGIIIAFQDFKPWLGFTGSKWVGWDNFRFMFEYPDSVQVIWNTVLIASMKIVAGLVAPVVFAILLNEVRNSTFKRFSQTLVYLPHFLSWVVLGGILLDMLSPEGGLVNQVLAAAGVEPIFFLGDGDWFRVTVVVSDVWKEFGFGTIVFLAALAGINPALYEASEVDGATRLRQTLHITLPALVPMIIVVGTLSLGNILNAGFDQIFNLYNPLVYEKGDIIDTFVYRMGILNGKMSFATAVGLFKSFVAMFLVISAYRMAYKIANYRIF
- a CDS encoding carbohydrate ABC transporter permease, translated to MYHKTTGYRIFNGFNLIFIAAVSILCILPLVHILAVSFSGKAAASANLVTLWPIDFTVDAYTKTFGNSNFLSALWISVQRTVLGTLLSMTLVFLTAYPLSKESLHFKGRSLYAWFFIFTMLFSGGLIPSYILIQKLGLINTMWALILPGAVAVWNLILMMNFFRNVPKELEEAAFIDGANHITTLFKIYLPVSMPAIATISLFTMVGQWNSWFDGLIYMNDASKYPLATLMQTIIVQQDFSNMNVDATQLQNMSQRTVNAAQIFIGALPILLVYPFLQRFFVKGIVLGAVKE